The genomic DNA TGAACTCCTTTTTACATATTAGTTTTTGTTAATTGTAGAAGGAAGGCACTGATTATAACAATAAATTATATTTAATTTGTCTATTATTTAAGAAATGTGAAATAGAAATATCACGACTAATGCTAATGATTCTATCCAATAATATCATTATTCTCTTCTTGTTGAGAAAGGGAGTTAGGAGTCTTCTTAAAATAAATCATAAAAGTATACGACCAAACACTTTTAATCAATGAAAAGACAATTTCGTGAGATTCACTTATATTTAGGGTCTCTTCTTCCTGCTTAATTATCTCATCCAAGTCTTTCAAAATGGTAAGTTCATTAAATTGGCCAGAGTCACAATCAATAAAATCCTCCATTAGTTGGATGTATTTTTTAGGTATATTCGGTTCTGTCGCTAAAAAAACTTTGATTGTCGATTTAACACTAGTAAGCATTAGCTTGGTTTCAATCGCATCTTCTGAAACAAACCGGTATATCCCTATTTCTTTAATAACCTGTTTTAAGGATAGCAATTGTATGTCTGGAGATTCATGAACCTCTTTAAACTCCATACATATTTTCTGAAACCTTTCCCTGTTTGTTGTAAACAATGAAGAAAGACTTATTTTTTGTACCATTTCTGAACCGTGCATTATAGTACTTATACAAACTCTATATATCATTCGTCCGTAAGATACTAAAGATCGATACTTAGTATACCTTTTGGAATACTTCCCATCAGCGAAAAAGTACGTTTTATTTGTTTGCCCTTCATGAACTATTTCTGAACGCGCTTTATAAAATTGGTCTAGCCAACTTTCAAGCTTTTCAACACGTCCTACTAATAATATTACTGCTTCCTTAAATCTTTTTGTGACATGATCGCCATGCTCCAAATCGAGCAAAGATTCGAATGCAATAGCCATATAAACTAAAGCT from Xylanibacillus composti includes the following:
- a CDS encoding HEPN domain-containing protein, with amino-acid sequence MKKFPVIGVLPYLKTTDTVVIRGVRFRSSSNISEVPPKYRDHLQNIFEMFYLRDNFKIKNMVYVFELFDSISERDEFIKALFEAQALITFMYSSPHPTLLDLFLSQEHVNTYLFFEKDIPYHSVYPPQDNLENLDKEIAPKGRKEASFSFIKGYEGILNNSINFWVTEGNRIYPPTPNFYLNIPQDLLRDFHSSELQSTNSSFVSFLNFGRSATEINDRIFNSLKWYNRSTSVYCGEEQALVYMAIAFESLLDLEHGDHVTKRFKEAVILLVGRVEKLESWLDQFYKARSEIVHEGQTNKTYFFADGKYSKRYTKYRSLVSYGRMIYRVCISTIMHGSEMVQKISLSSLFTTNRERFQKICMEFKEVHESPDIQLLSLKQVIKEIGIYRFVSEDAIETKLMLTSVKSTIKVFLATEPNIPKKYIQLMEDFIDCDSGQFNELTILKDLDEIIKQEEETLNISESHEIVFSLIKSVWSYTFMIYFKKTPNSLSQQEENNDIIG